A window of Kiritimatiellia bacterium genomic DNA:
CCCGCGAATGAGCTTGATTAATGAAATTTCTTCGGAATTCATAACCGGTTTATGTGCGCAACAGGTTAAAACGCGCCGGATCAAGTATCCGGGCCAGCAAAGCCTCCATCGGGAGCGCTTGCACCGGACCGGATGGCGCCGCCATGATTTCTCCGTAAATCGCGGCCAGCCGTTTTCCGTATGAATCCAGGCTGAATTGTTCCCGGACGCGGGAAGCGTTCGCGGGCACGGCCCGGCGCGCTTGCTCTGCGGGAACAGCCGAATGGTGAAGCTCGTCTTTGCGCGAGGCGCATTTTTGCAGCAAACCGATGACCTCGGCCTGTGTATTTTCGTCCAGCCGGCCGAAATCAATCGTGCCGGCATCATCCGCCGCGGCTCCCCAGGCCCGCGCAACCGCATCGGCGGAAGGCTCCTGCCCGTAAGCGCGCCATGTTTCGCGCAGGCGCAAGCGCATCTGATTCTTCAAGCCGTCCGCGTCCAGCCATTTTAACGGCACGGCCAGGCGCGGATAGAGCATTGATAAATCAATTCCGGACGATTTCAAATCGCGGGTGATCTCGGGCAAATCCCGGCCGACCAGCGGCAGGCCGGCCAGCCAAGGCTCAAGAAAGGCCAGGCCGAACCCTTCCGCCACGCTGGTGGTAAAAGCGCCGTTGCCCTGCCGCCACCAGGGAATATCGCCCGCAGAACCGGCGCGCAGTCCGGCCTCAAATTCAACCGGCAGTTTCCAGCCGGCGGCAAGAAATTTCCAGCGCTCATAAACGGCGCAATCAACGGGATTGGTCGGCGCCAGCGTGAGGGCGTATTGCTCGCCGCCTTTTGACAAGACGGCCCATAAAAGGAATTCGCCGATGTTTTTCCTGCGGATGGCGCGGGTGGGATAAACCCATCTTGCCGGGCCGGCTTGTTTTGAAAGAGTTTCGCCGCCGGGCAAAAAGACCGCGTTCGGCAGCCAGTGCACGCGCCGCGCATCGGCCCCGGCTGCAAGCAGCCACCCCTCGTCCCGGCGGTTCAAGACGGCATAATGCACATGAGCGGCCTGGGGATATAACGGCAGATTCTGCCATGCGCCGCCGGCGCCAAACGACGTTTTGAGCCGCCCGTAATTGGCGGGCCGGCCGTCTTCGGCAAAATCATGAATCTGCAGGAGGATGCGCCGTCCCTCAACGGCCAACCCGGCAACGGCGGCGGTCAAAACCGGGTTTTTTCCAAGGGCATGGTTATGGATATGCCAAATGTCCGGCGCGCCGTCCAAGGCGGCGGCCGCGGCTGTTTTCAAACGTTCCGCCAGCAAGTCCGGCGGTAAGGAAGAATCCGCTTCGCCGTAATCAAGTCCTTCCACGCAGCGGAAATGCCCATCCGCGCAAACCCGGCCGGGCGGCTGGCCGGTCAGGGCGACGGCGGCAATATTCAAACGCCGCAGGGCGGCGATTGCGTTCCGGATGACGTTGGTTACTCCCCCCGGGCGGCAGTGGTAGTGGACAATGGCCGTTCTCAAAGCAGGCTTCATGGATGACGGCCGAAACGCTTCTGATAGGCCGGATGATTTATCATGGGCGGGCGCTCATATTCCGGAATGGCCGCATCCACCGGTTCATAACCGTTTTCCCGCCATTGAAACTGGCGCATAACATGGCTGATTTCCGGCAAACCTTCAATAATGCGCAAATTCTCGCAACGGCGTAAAAAGGTCTGCAATATTCCGAAGGCCATTTTCCCCAGGGCCTGGATGGACTGATTGCGATGGACCCGCTGGTCAAGATCGGTCTGCGCCAGGGCCGGCATCCCCCATTGCCGGTAGATATCAATCAAATGCGATGTTTCCACCCCGTAACCAATGGGGAACGGAATGCGTTCCAGCACCGCGCGGCGGGCGGCATATTCCCCGGAAAGCGGCTGGATAACCGCGGTCAATTCCGGAAAAAAAAGGGAAAACAGCGGCCGGATCAGTATCTCCGTCACCCTTCCCCCGCCGGCCGTCCGGACATTTTTTGAAGTGGTCAGGGGGCGGTCATAAAAAGCCTTGACGTACTGAATCTCCGGATTGAACAGGAGCGGCCCGATCAGCCCGTAGACGAAACGGGCGTGAATGTTTTTAATGTCGGCGTCAACATACACGATGATATCGCCCCGGAGCTGGTAGATGGCCTTCCAGAGGTTTTCGCCCTTGCCTTTTTGCGCTCCCTGGTCGGGCAGAATGTCGGCGGCGGCGTAAACGGAAGCGCCGAATGATTTCGCAATCTCACAGGTGGCGTCCGTGGACCCGGAATCAATGACCGCGATTTCGTCCAGCAGCGGGTAACGGGTCATCAATTCCGATTTGAAAATGACTATTTCCTTTCCGATCGTGGTTTCCTCGTTGAGGGTCGGCAGACACAGCGAGATTTTCACGCCGCTTTTCCGCTTGGCTTCCACCAGCCGTTTCAGGTCGGCGAACTGCGCGTGATGAAAGGTGTTTTTGGCCAGCCATTCGCGGATATTCTTCGGTGTGGAAATCGCGGGCTGGCGCGGCGCGGGCCGGCGCCACGGCAAATGCCAGAAATTACTTTTCATTTGAAACCCCCTCGTCCATTGCCAGGAGGACGCCCGCAAGCTGGGTCAACCCGTTCCACATGGCGGGAATGCTGACCGCCTCGTAAGCCTCCTCAAGCTCGCCGCGCCGCTGGCCGGTTGTAAAACCCAGGGTAACGGCCGGTATCTTGCGGTCGGCAAAACAGGCCAGGGCGGAGGTGGTGGGATACAGCATGGATTGAATGCCCATGGCAGAGTGAACCGCGCGGACCTGACGCACCAGCGGATGCGCGATATCCAGTCCGCCCGGCTGGCGCCGCGCGAAAATATTCAGCCGGACATGCACCCCGGAATTGGCCGCCACTTCGTTCGTGATGTCGTCTAATTGCGCGGCCAGTTGATCCAGGATCTCGGCCGATTCGCTCCGGACTTCAAAACTGAGCGTTGTCTGGCGGGCGATATTCCGATAGGTAAAGCCGCCGAAGAGTTTGCCGAGAATGATGCTTGTCTGCGGCCGGCGCGGGAGGGGGATGCGATTGATGCGGTTGATGACATCCGTCATGGGAATGATGGAACCCGTGGCGCCAAACTGCGACCAATCGTAATCATCGGGCACTTTGGTCGTCAGGTCCGCCATTAACAATCCCAGGCAGGAATAATTGAGCCGCCCAAGCTGCACACCTTCAACGACCAGGCCCGATTGAATCGGCATCGGCGCGCGGTCCAGCAGATAGCGCAGTCCTTCCAGATTGCTGGTATGCAGCATACGCGCCGTGCCGGATAGAATCAGATTGGATTTCAGGCGTATTTGCAAACGCTCCAGCAACGCCGGCAGAGAAAGCAACGCCGCCAGCGCCGGGCTGTTATCGCCGACAAAAGGGCCGATCACCTCATCGGAATGCATCTGGATAACCGGCACGCTCTCCAGGGGGAACATGGTGTCGGCATTGGCGGTCAGCAGGATGGTCCGTTTGCCTTCCGTTCCATAAAGAACCCCCAATCCGTTGCCGAGATCGTCAATCGCGGCATGCTGCAGGCCAAATTCAGAAAAACGCTCCACGAGCAGTGAAATCCGGCGGCTTTCCTGCGAGGTCGGCGCCGGCGCTTCGCCCAGCATGACCAGATTGGCGAGCACCACTTCCCGCATGGCGGCGGCCGCCTCGCGGATGCGCGGCAATTCCGGCAAAATGTTTTCCATGACAGCCATTGATGCTCCCTTTTCCAATTATAAACCGGATTAAGTTTATTGCGCGCGCGCGCCGTTGCCAATAAAAAAATAAGTTTTTTTGCCGACGCTATAATCGCTTGCATTCATGCCAACCGCCGGCTAACATTCTCATTTTAAACGGCCCGCGAGGGGGCATTGCGGAAAAGCGCGGCGCGCCGGGATTCGCAACGAAAAATAAGCCGCAGAAACACGAAAAATTCTGTTATGCGCGACAAAATATCGGCCTGTTTGACGGTTGGCAACGAGGAAAACAACATCCGGCGCTGTTTGAACAGCCTTCGCTGGGCGGATGAGATCGTCGTTATTGACAGTTTCAGCAGGGACAAAACCGCGGAAATCTGCCGGGAGTACACGGACCGCGTTTACCAGCACGAGTGGCTGGGATACGTCGGCCAGAAGGAATTGATCAAGAAAATGGCGGTTAACCCCTGGATTCTGTTTATTGACGCCGACGAAGAAGTCTCCGACGAATTAAGGGACCAGATTCTGCATGAATTTGAAAGCGGCCATAACCGGAAATACGTGGGATACGAGTTCCCCCGGAAGGTTTTTTTTCTCGGCACCTGGATTACGCACGGCGAATGGTGGCCGGATATTAAAATGCGCCTCTTTCTCAAGGAGAACGGCGTCTGCACCGGACAGGAACCGCACGATCACGTCATTGTTAACGGCCCCGTCAAGCGCCTTTCCGGATGCCTGCACCATTATACTTATGACAATATTTCGGACCAGATTCACACCCTCAACCGGTTTTCAACCATAGCTTCCGAGAGCATGCGGAACGAGGGCCGGCGCTTTTCCATCATTGACCTCCTTTTCCGCCCTTTTTTCCGGTTTATCAAGGGATATATATTTAAACGCGGATTTCTGGACGGCTGCCGCGGATTTGTGATTGCGCTCATGAGTTCCATCGGTGTTTTTTACAAATACGCGAAATTATGGGAATTGAACCTGAATCAGATGCAGAGCGGCGACACGGCCGCAGGCCAAAGCGTTTCTCCGGAAAAGCCCGAAGAAAGAAGCCGGAAAGCGGAAAATGTGAAGTCGGAAGTCAGCGGGCAGAGTTCGGAGGCCGAAAACCGGAACAAAAAGTAAATCCGGCGTTTCGCTTTTTTCATCCCGGATTTCCCGCCTGAATGCTTGCCCATGGACAAGAAAAAAACAATCCGTTCGGCCGGCACCGTTGGTTTTTTTATTCTCCTCAGCCGCGCTTTAGGCCTTGTCCGCGACATGGCCATGGCCGCCTTTTTCGGCAGTTCAAAAACCATGGACGCCTTTGTGGTGGCATTCACCATCCCCAATCTGTTCCGCAGTCTGTTCGGCGAAGGCGCGCTTTCTTCGGCATTCGTGCCGGTCTTCACCGAAACGCTTGAAAAACAAGAGCGCGCAAAGGTCTGGCGTTTCGCCAACGACATGCTCTCGCTGCTGGCCGTCATTCTGGCGGCGATCGTGACGGCGCTGATCCTGCTCGTTTCCCTTCTTAAATTCTGCTGGCCGGCTTCCGAACGCATCATCATGATCTTTGATTTCACGCGGATCATGCTGCCTTACATGTTCTTCATCTGTCTGGCTGCATTTTTTTCCGCCATGCTCAACTCCCTGCGCCGTTTTTTCATGCCCGCGGCGACCTACGCCGCCCTTAACATCGTCATGCTCGCCGTGCTGTTTCTCGTCTGTCCCCGTCTTGACCCTTCCGGCAACGCGCGCATTCTGGCGGTTTCATGGGGGGTGATTTTAGCCGGCGCCATCCAATGGCTGATGCAAATTCCCGCGCTCTGGCGCTGCGGCTTCCGCCCGAAATTGAGTTTCAACTGGCGGGACGAACGCGTGCGGCGCGTCTGGCGGCTGATGGGCGCCGCCGCCCTCGGCATGGGCATCACGCAGATAAATGTTCTCATTGACCGCCTGATCGCCACCTTTATCGGCGAGGGCAGCCCCTCCTATCTCTATTACGCCGAACGCATCGTTTATTTCCCGCTCGGCATTTTCGGCACCGCCCTGGGCACGGTGCTGCTGCCGACCTTTTCGGCCCAGATGGCGCAAGCGCGCCCCGACCTTGTGCGCCAGACCCTCAACCATTCCCTGCGCCAGCTCGCGTTCCTCGTCCTGCCCGCGGCCATGGGCATGCTGGCGCTCGCCAAGCCCATCATCCGCGTCATTTATGAACACGGCGGATTTTCGCCGCAGGCCGCCGACATGACCGCCCTGGCCCTGGCAATCTACGCACCCGGCCTGATTGCCTTCAGTGTTTTGAAAATACTTATTCCGGTCTTTTACGCGCGGCAGGACATGAAAACGCCGGTGCGGGTCGGCATCGTCTGCGCCGGCCTGGGCGTTCTCCTCAAGCTTGTCCTGATGTGGCCGCTCAGACACGCCGGCATTGCCCTGGCGACCGTGATTGTCTCCACGATCCAGGCCGGCGCGCTGGCCGTGCTCATCCACCGCCGCTTCGGATCTCCCGGATGGAACGGCATATTCAATTCCGCCCTGAAAATTTTCGCGGCGGCGGCCGTCACGGCGGTTTTCGCGGCGCTGGTTATGCGCGCGGGCGAAGGGTTCCTCGTATCACAAGGCATGGGTGTTCAGCCCGCCCGGCTGCTGGCGCTCACGGCGGCAATCGGCCTGGCGGTCGCGGTCTACGGCCTGGCGGCCGTTTTTCTGCGCTGCCCTGAATTGAATGAGTTCCGGAACGCTTTGCGGCGCAAGTCCGGAGAGCAGAAAGAAAATGGATCTCAAATCTAAATTGCGTTCCCTGCCGGACAAACCCGGCTGTTACCTGATGCGCGACGGCTCCGGAAAAATCATTTACGTCGGCAAAGCCGCCTCGCTCCGCAAAAGGGTGCAATCCTATTTCCGCGCGGCCGCCCTGCGGAGCGCTCATGCCAGAACACGCAGTCTCATCCACAGCATCGCAGACCTGGACGTTATCATCGCCCGGAGCGAGGCGGACGCCGCGCTCACCGAAAGCAAGTTGATCAAGGATTACCGCCCGCGTTTCAACGTTCTCCTGCGGGATGACAAACGTTTTCCGCTGATAAGCATTGACCCGCGGCAGGAATGGCCGCGCTTCCAATTAAGCCGCATCCGGCGCGATGACGGGGCTCTTTATTTCGGCCCTTACGTTTCCTCCGCCGCGGCGCGCGCGGCCCTTGAATTCGTTGAAAAAAAATTCGGACTGCGCAAATGCGCCGTCCGCCTGCCGGACGAGGAAACCCACCGCCATTGCCTCAACGATATCATCCGCTTCTGTTCGGCACCGTGTCTCGGAAAAATCCCGCCGGCCGCCTACCGCGCGCGGCTTGAAGAAGCGCTGGCCTTTCTGCGCGGCGCGCGGCCGGCATTGCTTGATGAATTGCGCGTTGCCATGGATCAGGCGGCCGTGAAACTGGACTTTGAAAGAGCCGCCGTCATCCGCGACGCGCTCCATCTGCTTTCCACCGCCGTAAAGGAGCGCGCCCGGCTGGTTCATCCCCGCGGCGTTTCAGCCGAAAACGCGCTGGCCGGCGTGAAAACGCTTCAGCAGTTGCTCGGCCTGAAGCAGCCGCCGCTCCTGATTGAGGCGGTGGATATTTCAAACATTTCCGGCAAACACGCGGTCGGCAGCCTGGTCGCGGCCGTCGCGGGTGTCTGCCGGCCCGCGCTTTACCGCCGTTTCCGGATCACCACCCGCGATTCGGCCGATGATCCCGCCATGATGGCGGAAGTCGTTTCCCGGCATTTCAAGCGCCTGAAAACGGAAGGCGGAAAAACGCCGGAACTCCTGCTGGTTGACGGCGGCATCACCCAACTGCGCGCAGCGCAGACGGCTTTGCGGCGGCTTGGAATTAATTCAACGGCTGCGGCGGGGCTGGCGAAAAAATTTG
This region includes:
- a CDS encoding glucosyl-3-phosphoglycerate synthase; the protein is MKSNFWHLPWRRPAPRQPAISTPKNIREWLAKNTFHHAQFADLKRLVEAKRKSGVKISLCLPTLNEETTIGKEIVIFKSELMTRYPLLDEIAVIDSGSTDATCEIAKSFGASVYAAADILPDQGAQKGKGENLWKAIYQLRGDIIVYVDADIKNIHARFVYGLIGPLLFNPEIQYVKAFYDRPLTTSKNVRTAGGGRVTEILIRPLFSLFFPELTAVIQPLSGEYAARRAVLERIPFPIGYGVETSHLIDIYRQWGMPALAQTDLDQRVHRNQSIQALGKMAFGILQTFLRRCENLRIIEGLPEISHVMRQFQWRENGYEPVDAAIPEYERPPMINHPAYQKRFGRHP
- a CDS encoding peptidase, which translates into the protein MAVMENILPELPRIREAAAAMREVVLANLVMLGEAPAPTSQESRRISLLVERFSEFGLQHAAIDDLGNGLGVLYGTEGKRTILLTANADTMFPLESVPVIQMHSDEVIGPFVGDNSPALAALLSLPALLERLQIRLKSNLILSGTARMLHTSNLEGLRYLLDRAPMPIQSGLVVEGVQLGRLNYSCLGLLMADLTTKVPDDYDWSQFGATGSIIPMTDVINRINRIPLPRRPQTSIILGKLFGGFTYRNIARQTTLSFEVRSESAEILDQLAAQLDDITNEVAANSGVHVRLNIFARRQPGGLDIAHPLVRQVRAVHSAMGIQSMLYPTTSALACFADRKIPAVTLGFTTGQRRGELEEAYEAVSIPAMWNGLTQLAGVLLAMDEGVSNEK
- a CDS encoding glycosyltransferase family 2 protein, whose product is MRDKISACLTVGNEENNIRRCLNSLRWADEIVVIDSFSRDKTAEICREYTDRVYQHEWLGYVGQKELIKKMAVNPWILFIDADEEVSDELRDQILHEFESGHNRKYVGYEFPRKVFFLGTWITHGEWWPDIKMRLFLKENGVCTGQEPHDHVIVNGPVKRLSGCLHHYTYDNISDQIHTLNRFSTIASESMRNEGRRFSIIDLLFRPFFRFIKGYIFKRGFLDGCRGFVIALMSSIGVFYKYAKLWELNLNQMQSGDTAAGQSVSPEKPEERSRKAENVKSEVSGQSSEAENRNKK
- the murJ gene encoding murein biosynthesis integral membrane protein MurJ, which produces MDKKKTIRSAGTVGFFILLSRALGLVRDMAMAAFFGSSKTMDAFVVAFTIPNLFRSLFGEGALSSAFVPVFTETLEKQERAKVWRFANDMLSLLAVILAAIVTALILLVSLLKFCWPASERIIMIFDFTRIMLPYMFFICLAAFFSAMLNSLRRFFMPAATYAALNIVMLAVLFLVCPRLDPSGNARILAVSWGVILAGAIQWLMQIPALWRCGFRPKLSFNWRDERVRRVWRLMGAAALGMGITQINVLIDRLIATFIGEGSPSYLYYAERIVYFPLGIFGTALGTVLLPTFSAQMAQARPDLVRQTLNHSLRQLAFLVLPAAMGMLALAKPIIRVIYEHGGFSPQAADMTALALAIYAPGLIAFSVLKILIPVFYARQDMKTPVRVGIVCAGLGVLLKLVLMWPLRHAGIALATVIVSTIQAGALAVLIHRRFGSPGWNGIFNSALKIFAAAAVTAVFAALVMRAGEGFLVSQGMGVQPARLLALTAAIGLAVAVYGLAAVFLRCPELNEFRNALRRKSGEQKENGSQI
- a CDS encoding excinuclease ABC subunit UvrC encodes the protein MDLKSKLRSLPDKPGCYLMRDGSGKIIYVGKAASLRKRVQSYFRAAALRSAHARTRSLIHSIADLDVIIARSEADAALTESKLIKDYRPRFNVLLRDDKRFPLISIDPRQEWPRFQLSRIRRDDGALYFGPYVSSAAARAALEFVEKKFGLRKCAVRLPDEETHRHCLNDIIRFCSAPCLGKIPPAAYRARLEEALAFLRGARPALLDELRVAMDQAAVKLDFERAAVIRDALHLLSTAVKERARLVHPRGVSAENALAGVKTLQQLLGLKQPPLLIEAVDISNISGKHAVGSLVAAVAGVCRPALYRRFRITTRDSADDPAMMAEVVSRHFKRLKTEGGKTPELLLVDGGITQLRAAQTALRRLGINSTAAAGLAKKFEEIHVEAAGRARRLTLPGNSPALQVLQRLRDEAHRFAHAYHQRLRAKLIRESVLDEIPGLGARRKQELITRFGSARAIARASERKIAAVPGVGPALARRIRTFLTPSRRLVRKRPA